The Electrophorus electricus isolate fEleEle1 chromosome 19, fEleEle1.pri, whole genome shotgun sequence genome has a segment encoding these proteins:
- the capn1 gene encoding calpain-1 catalytic subunit — translation MEPIVAMGMAAKLRSQWDRDGGLGQNHNALKFLGQDYESLKAQCFQRRTLFEDMYFPAAASSLGFNELGPRSSKTQGVRWMRPTEICSRPEFIMDGATRTDICQGSLGDCWLLAAIASLTLNDNLLHRVVPHGQSFGHGYVGIFHFQFWQFGEWVDVVIDDRLPVKDGKLLFVHSSEGKEFWSALVEKAYAKLNGCYEALSGGSTSEGFEDFTGGVTEQYELRNAPADLYSIIHRAVERGSLLGCSIDISSSRDMEAVTFKKLVKGHAYSVTGVEEVVYRASPTKLVRIRNPWGEIEWTGAWSDNSREWDGVDAFVRSKLNYRSEDGEFWMSFRDFLQEFSRLEICNLTADALDAGQMKKWSTSLYQGEWRRGSTAGGCRNYPATFWLNPQFKINLQHPDTVGKSDCSFLVALMQKDRRKERREGKDMETIGFAIYEVPSEFVGQSGVHLKRDFFLTHGSRARSELFINLREVSSRFRLPAGEYIIVPSTFEPQKEGNFVLRVFSENPAASIELDDDVTAKLPPENHLDESQIDAGFKSLFRQLAGADMEISTTELQTILNRIIGKHKDLKTDGFSLEACRSMINLMDTDGSGKLGLTEFHVLWEKIKQYLTVFRQFDMDKSGTMSSYEMRLALEGAGFKLTNHLFQLVILRYAEQDLSIDFDNFVTCLVRLETMFKTFKTLDTDTDGLISLNFTQWISMTMFA, via the exons ATGGAGCCGATTGTAGCTATGGGAATGGCAGCCAAGCTACGCAGTCAGTGGGACCGGGACGGTGGTCTGGGCCAGAACCACAATGCCCTCAAGTTTCTGGGGCAGGATTATGAGTCGCTGAAGGCGCAGTGCTTCCAGAGGCGGACCCTGTTTGAAGATATGTACTTCCCAGCCGCCGCATCCTCCCTGGGCTTTAATGAGTTGGGGCCACGCTCCTCCAAAACCCAAGGCGTGCGATGGATGAGGCCGACG GAGATATGCTCACGCCCCGAGTTTATCATGGATGGCGCCACTCGCACAGACATCTGCCAGGGGTCATTGG GCGATTGCTGGCTCCTGGCTGCTATAGCGTCTTTGACTCTGAATGATAACCTGCTGCACCGTGTGGTACCACATGGACAGAGCTTTGGCCACGGCTACGTTGGTATCTTCCATTTCCAG tTTTGGCAGTTtggtgagtgggtggatgtggtGATTGACGACCGACTGCCTGTTAAGGATGGGAAACTGCTGTTTGTGCATTCATCAGAGGGCAAGGAGTTCTGGAGTGCTCTGGTGGAGAAGGCGTACGCTAA ACTGAATGGCTGCTACGAGGCACTGTCGGGTGGCAGTACGTCGGAGGGCTTCGAGGATTTCACAGGCGGAGTGACGGAGCAGTATGAGCTACGGAATGCCCCGGCCGACCTCTACAGCATCATCCACAGGGCTGTGGAGAGAGGCTCTCTGCTGGGTTGCTCCATAGAC ATCTCCAGTAGTCGGGACATGGAGGCTGTCACCTTTAAGAAACTGGTCAAAGGCCATGCGTACTCTGTGACTGGCGTAGAGGAG GTGGTTTACAGAGCAAGCCCCACCAAGCTGGTACGCATCCGAAACCCCTGGGGGGAGATTGAGTGGACCGGAGCCTGGAGTGATAA TTCCAGAGAGTGGGATGGCGTGGATGCCTTTGTCAGAAGCAAGCTGAACTATCGTAGTGAGGATGGAGAGTTCTG GATGTCTTTCCGGGACTTCCTGCAGGAGTTCAGCAGGCTGGAGATCTGTAACCTGACAGCAGACGCTCTGGACGCCGGCCAGATGAAGAAGTGGAGCACGTCTCTCTATCAGGGCGAGTGGAGGAGAGGCAGCACTGCAGGTGGCTGCAGGAACtacccag CCACATTCTGGCTCAACCCACAGTTCAAGATCAACCTGCAGCACCCGGACACCGTGGGCAAGTCCGACTGCAGCTTCTTGGTTGCGTTAATGCAGAAGGACCGCAGGAAGGAGCGTCGTGAGGGCAAAGACATGGAGACCATTGGCTTCGCCATCTACGAG GTTCCCAGTGAG TTTGTAGGCCAGTCGGGCGTGCACCTGAAGCGGGACTTCTTCCTGACGCATGGGTCCCGAGCTCGCTCCGAGCTCTTCATCAACCTGCGCGAGGTGAGCTCACGCTTCCGCCTGCCCGCCGGAGAGTACATCATCGTACCTTCCACATTTGAGCCACAGAAGGAGGGCAACTTCGTGCTCCGCGTCTTCTCTGAAAACCCTGCTGCCTCCAT AGAACTGGATGATGATGTCACAGCTAAACTCCCCCCAGAG AATCATTTGGATGAGAGCCAGATTGATGCAGGATTCAAGAGTCTCTTCCGACAGCTGGCTGGAGCG gaCATGGAGATCAGCACTACAGAGCTTCAGACCATTCTTAACAGAATCATTGGCAAAC ATAAAGATCTGAAGACGGATGGCTTTAGCTTAGAGGCCTGTCGCAGTATGATAAACCTCATGGAC ACAGACGGCAGTGGTAAACTTGGTCTCACAGAGTTCCATGTGCTGTGGGAGAAAATCAAACAATATCTG accGTGTTCAGACAGTTTGATATGGACAAATCTGGCACAATGAGCTCATATGAGATGCGTCTGGCCCTCGAAGGAGCAG GCTTTAAGCTGACCAACCACTTATTCCAACTGGTCATCTTGCGTTATGCAGAGCAGGACCTGAGCATTGACTTCGACAACTTTGTCACCTGTCTCGTGCGCCTCGAGACTATGTTCA AGACGTTTAAGACCTTGGACACAGATACTGATGGACTCATATCCCTAAACTTCACGCAG TGGATATCTATGACTATGTTTgcataa
- the dusp19b gene encoding dual specificity protein phosphatase 19b — protein MKSLGQEIQGFSKARLKKQSTRVTTLTGKVLVETRSGDDARVSLAVEAGTSGSYGFVQDLSLDLQVGVVTPFLLLSSQDVANDIETLRRLKVTHVLNVAYGVENAFPELFTYKTVTMLDLPDTELTTYFPLCFQFIDQARQQGGVVLLHCNAGVSRSASVAIGYLMAEQKMSFEEAFNRVKLTRPAIRPNPGFLNQLKEYHP, from the exons ATGAAATCTCTCGGACAAGAGATCCAGGGATTCTCCAAAGCGCGTCTGAAGAAGCAGAGCACGCGAGTGACTACGCTTACCGGGAAGGTACTTGTTGAAACGCGAAGCGGCGATGACGCTCGTGTCTCACTAGCTGTGGAGGCGGGCACGAGCGGGTCGTATGGCTTTGTCCAAGATCTGAGTTTGGACCTGCAAGTTGGCGTTGTAACGCCCTTTCTGCTACTGT CATCACAAGATGTTGCCAATGACATCGAAACTTTGCGGAGATTGAAG GTGACTCACGTGCTCAACGTAGCCTATGGGGTGGAGAATGCGTTCCCAGAGCTCTTTACTTATAAGACTGTCACCATGCTGGACCTGCCAGACACAGAGCTCACCACCTACTTCCCCCTGTGCTTTCAGTTCATAGATCAAGCtagacagcag ggtggtgttgtgttgcTCCACTGTAATGCCGGCGTGTCCCGGTCTGCCTCAGTTGCCATTGGTTACTTGATGGCAGAGCAGAAGATGTCATTTGAAGAAGCCTTCAATAGAGTCAAATTGACCAGGCCGGCAATTAGGCCGAACCCTGGCTTCCTAAATCAGCTTAAAGAGTATCACCCCTGA
- the pnp5a gene encoding purine nucleoside phosphorylase 5a yields MFPEGSIGYSYEECRAIADWLLTQTAVRPLVGIVCGSGLGGLADLLKDQVAFNYRDIPNFPQSTVHGHAGRLVFGTLKGRPCVCMQGRFHLYEGYPIQKITLPMRIFKMLGVKTVILTNAAGGLNQDFKVGDIMIIKDHLNMPGFAGNNPLTGPNDERFGVRFPCMSDAYDRELLQMAMDVGSELGYSDFLREGVYCALGGPSFETIAECRMLHKLGVDAVGMSTVHEVIVARHCGMRVFALSLITNQAVMDYDSEEKANHNEVLQTAKQRAQQLEKLVSTMVIRMKHNNNYS; encoded by the exons ATGTTCCCTGAGGGCAGTATCGG GTACAGCTATGAGGAATGCAGGGCTATAGCTGACTGGCTGCTGACTCAGACTGCTGTGCGCCCCCTGGTGGGTATTGTGTGTGGCTCAGGGCTGGGTGGACTAGCTGACCTTCTAAAAGACCAAGTGGCTTTCAACTACAGAGACATCCCCAACTTCCCCCAGAGCACAg TGCACGGCCACGCTGGGCGGCTGGTGTTTGGGACTCTGAAAGGGAGGCCATGCGTCTGCATGCAGGGTCGCTTCCATCTCTATGAGGGATACCCCATTCAGAAG ATTACTCTGCCCATGCGCATATTTAAGATGCTGGGTGTGAAGACCGTGATCCTAACGAATGCTGCAGGGGGCCTGAATCAGGACTTCAAGGTGGGAGACATCATGATCATCAAAGACCACTTAAACATGCCTGGATTTGCTGGCAACAACCCCTTAACAGGACCCAACGATGAACg GTTTGGTGTGCGGTTCCCCTGCATGTCTGATGCATACGACCGCGAGCTACTCCAGATGGCCATGGACGTGGGCAGCGAGCTCGGCTACAGCGACTTCCTCCGCGAGGGCGTGTACTGCGCGCTGGGCGGCCCCTCGTTCGAGACCATCGCAGAGTGCCGCATGCTGCACAAGCTGGGCGTCGACGCTGTCG GGATGAGCACAGTCCACGAAGTGATTGTGGCTCGTCACTGTGGCATGCGGGTCTTCGCCCTGTCTCTCATAACCAATCAGGCAGTGATGGACTACGACAGTGAGGAGAAGGCCAATCACAACGAAGTTCTGCAAACAGCCAAACAGAGGGCGCAGCAGCTGGAGAAGCTGGTGTCCACCATGGTCATTCGCATGAAGCACAACAACAACTACTCCTAA